Proteins from a single region of Hermetia illucens chromosome 3, iHerIll2.2.curated.20191125, whole genome shotgun sequence:
- the LOC119652533 gene encoding mycosubtilin synthase subunit C, producing MGSLPQLSIVKGVQRELIPKKLHKLFESNLESCKNKTALSFIENINLDPTEIDYTTLNENANQIARLIISQAKQHELKPNQDGDWIVSVCMQPTEKLVTILLAIWKSGAAYLPMDPSFPANRMQHIRKEAQPFLIICDDDVDGQQFEPTITLTVEECFDKRLEFANSNIDSSELFNSTENDLAIVLYTSGSTGVPKGVRLPHAVILNRLQWQWNQFPYSATEKTGCFKTALTFVDSVSEIWGPLLNGMRLIIVPKAITKDPEQLVDVLDLYKIERLVLVPTLLRSLLMYLSMTTKPNALKGLKSWICSGEPLALSLAKEFYHYFEEGKQCLYNFYGSTEVMGDVTYFACESSKQLNSLERIPIGYPVDNTVVYLLDAELRPVKTGEIGEIYVSGLNLADGYVNGRDPHRFLKNPLAVDTDYSRLYQTGDFGSLNKGVIMFEGRTDSQIKIRGHRVDLSEVEKILLTIDAIDKAIVLCYNAGEIDQALLAFITMKRGERCYCGLDIESLLKSKLTDYMIPHVIVMESIPLLVNGKVDRQYLLKTYAESNNNNNSTEIEVDYAAVPENLMNVARDLFEIVGQVIGRSARTKLSVSSNFYEMGGNSLNSIYTVTQLRERGYFISITEFIAAKNFGEILHQISKTEITLQEDSHDKYLKMQATPLTIDDQQATIDIITSSFYGKADLEHWLIDEIHPEDYANILKEIWEVLVEKDLSFMIRDENGRPIGVALNFDARDEPEVNIESKLQVIFEFLEYLEGPIRDNQLPPGANQILHSFMMGTVEDLNAQENVAVINFMEDQVLSLAKRKNFAGIFTTNTNPLTQQLGTNVYNYEILLDYQVNQYVYSDNYKPFGAAPDSQRAIVHWKDIRDK from the exons ATGGGATCTTTACCGCAACTCTCAATTGTGAAAGGTGTCCAACGGGAGCTAATAccaaaaaaattacacaaactCTTCGAATCAAACCTTGAATCATGCAAAAACAAAACAGCCTTATCCTTCATAGAAAACATAAACCTAGACCCAACTGAAATCGACTACACAACATTAAATGAAAACGCAAATCAAATCGCCAGGTTAATAATTTCGCAGGCCAAACAACATGAACTGAAGCCCAACCAAGATGGAGACTGGATTGTCTCAGTTTGTATGCAACCAACTGAAAAATTGGTAACGATTCTACTAGCTATATGGAAATCTGGAGCAGCCTACCTGCCCATGGATCCATCATTCCCAGCGAATCGTATGCAGCATATCAGAAAAGAGGCCCAACCTTTCCTTATTATCTGTGATGACGATGTTGATGGTCAACAATTTGAGCCCACAATAACTTTAACAGTTGAAGAATGCTTCGATAAACGATTGGAATTTGCAAATAGCAACATTGATTCATCTGAATTGTTCAATTCCACAGAGAACGATTTGGCTATAGTATTATACACATCGGGAAGTACTGGAGTTCCAAAAG GCGTTCGACTCCCCCATGCAGTTATCCTTAACCGACTTCAATGGCAATGGAACCAGTTCCCTTATTCTGCAACAGAAAAAACAGGATGCTTCAAAACCGCACTGACGTTTGTGGATTCAGTGTCGGAAATTTGGGGGCCTTTGCTAAATG GCATGCGACTCATTATCGTTCCAAAGGCAATTACCAAAGATCCTGaacaactcgtcgatgttctcgATCTATACAAAATTGAAAGGCTTGTCTTAGTCCCTACACTTTTACGATCACTTCTCATGTATCTTTCTATGACAACAAAACCAAATGCGTTAAAAGGTTTAAAGTCATGGATCTGCTCTGGTGAACCTCTTGCGCTGTCATTAGCAAAGGAGTTCTACCATTACTTTGAAGAAGGCAAACAATGTTTATACAATTTCTATGGATCAACAGAAGTAATGGGGGACGTTACGTATTTCGCATGCGAGAGCTCAAAACAATTAAACAGTTTAGAAAGGATTCCAATCG GGTACCCCGTAGACAACACCGTGGTCTACCTTTTGGACGCCGAATTAAGGCCTGTTAAAACTGGAGAGATTGGCGAAATATACGTGTCTGGCTTGAATCTTGCTGATGGCTATGTAAACGGAAGGGATCCACATCGTTTCTTGAAAAACCCACTGGCAGTTGACACAG ATTATTCACGGCTTTACCAAACTGGTGATTTTGGGTCTTTAAACAAAGGGGTCATTATGTTCGAAGGACGAACTGATTCGCAAATCAAGATTCGAGGCCACCGAGTGGATTTAAGTGAAGTTGAAAAAATTCTACTCACCATCGATGCGATTGACAAGGCTATAGTGCTATGTTACAATgctggcgaaatcgatcaagcTTTACTGGCTTTCATCACTATGAAAAGGGGTGAGAGGTGCTACTGTGGGTTAGACATAGAGAGCCTTCTGAAGAGCAAACTGACAGACTACATGATTCCACACGTAATCGTTATGGAAAGCATTCCCCTGTTGGTCAACGGGAAGGTAGACAGACAGTATTTGCTGAAGACGTATGCCGAGTCGAATAATAACA ACAATAGTACAGAAATCGAGGTGGATTATGCAGCAGTCCCAGAAAATCTCATGAACGTAGCAAGAGACCTATTTGAAATCGTCGGACAAGTTATAGGCAGATCAGCTCGCACGAAACTTTCAGTCTCCAGCAATTTTTATGAAATGGGTGGAAATTCGTTGAATTCTATTTACACAGTCACGCAGCTCAGGGAAAGGGGCTATTTTATTAGCATTACTGAATTTATAGCAGCCAAAAATTTCGGGGAAATTCTACACCAGATATCTAAAACTGAAATTACCCTACAGGAAGACAGTCAtgataaatatttgaaaatgcaaGCGACCCCCCTTACAATCGATGATCAACAAGCAACTATTGA TATCATCACATCCAGTTTCTACGGAAAAGCCGATCTTGAACATTGGTTGATAGACGAAATTCACCCTGAAGATTATGCGAATATATTGAAG GAAATTTGGGAAGTCCTAGTCGAAAAAGATCTAAGTTTCATGATCAGGGATGAAAACGGTCGCCCCATAGGAGTTGCATTGAATTTTGATGCCCGCGATGAACCCGAAGTAAACATAGAAAGCAAATTACAAGtgatatttgaatttttggagTACTTGGAAGGTCCAATAAG GGACAACCAGCTTCCACCAGGTGCTAATCAAATATTACACTCTTTCATGATGGGCACAGTTGAAGATCTAAATGCACAAGAAAATGTTGCTGTGATAAATTTCATGGAAGATCAGGTCCTCAGCCTGGCGAAAAGGAAGAACTTTGCAGGCATTTTCACAACAAATACGAATCCTTTAACACAg CAACTCGGCACAAATGTATATAATTATgagattctgctggactatcaaGTCAACCAATATGTATACAGTGATAACTACAAGCCCTTCGGAGCTGCCCCTGACAGTCAACGAGCAATTGTCCATTGGAAGGATATACGGGATAAATGA